In Benincasa hispida cultivar B227 chromosome 8, ASM972705v1, whole genome shotgun sequence, the sequence CCCAAATCAAACTTATTATATGGAGTGGCATTAATGACAATTGCTCGTGACAAAATCTGGCATTGGAAATGTGGTTAATTAATGTTAATGACAATTTAATTAAGTGTTAATACGCTCGTCTTTATTTAATCATGAACCAGCTTGTTCAAGTTTCAAcgactttaatttttaaaattcaaaatttcaaaactctACTTTAATACGAGACAAGggttagtttttattattattattattatttttaaaaatctggTCTAAAAAGCAAAAGGCAGAAATAAAAAATCCAGTCAAACACGTCAGTCATCTAACAAACGTCACAGACCTCTCCTCGGCGTCCACGTCAAGCGCACGTTAGAACACAGCACAAAATTTCACTGTTCATTCACACAACAACacacaaacacacacacacaagtCCCCATCAAGAAAATGGCTTCCCATCTCTCTAAAGCACAAATCCCCATTTTCTTCGTCAAACAtttctctcttctcttttcCATTTCTCTCACAGACCTTCAATGGCGAAACCCACAAACCAGCTTCGGATTTTAGCACCTCCTGATCATGATTCTCCTCCCCTTAAACCCCCTTTCAGAGCTCCTTCCTCTGCTTTCATGGCTAACAATCACTCCACACCTTCAAAGCTTGATTCCGCCATAGCTGCTGCTCCTAATCCGTCTCCCTTATCCAGCCACATCCCATTTTCCACACAGAAAACTGGGTTTTCATCTCAAAGATCAATGAATTTGAACCCACCTCCAGCTCTGTCCGTTTCTTCTATGGTGAAATCAAAACCCCATCTCCAAAAAAGTGCTTCTGGCGGGGATGAGAAATTGAGTAAGGTGTGTAAAGAGTTGGGTAGGAAGAAGTTTTTTTATGAGAAGAAGGAAACTAATGATGGGGTTGATGATAAGAGAGGTCTCTGTCTTGTGGTGAAGGAGAAGGAATTGAAAGAGCCTCAAAAAGGGCATGATCTTGTCAGTTTGAAACCAACAGTTTCTTTACTTCGAAAGGGTGGG encodes:
- the LOC120083162 gene encoding uncharacterized protein LOC120083162; this translates as MAKPTNQLRILAPPDHDSPPLKPPFRAPSSAFMANNHSTPSKLDSAIAAAPNPSPLSSHIPFSTQKTGFSSQRSMNLNPPPALSVSSMVKSKPHLQKSASGGDEKLSKVCKELGRKKFFYEKKETNDGVDDKRGLCLVVKEKELKEPQKGHDLVSLKPTVSLLRKGGRRRSFAGSQVELSDILAKNGVKVVSVDMQPAMQIHAVDCARKAHDSMEKFTSKTLALSLKREFDGVYGPAWHCIIGTSFGSFVTHSVGGFLYFSMDQKLYILLFKTSVQRAD